The Alosa sapidissima isolate fAloSap1 chromosome 6, fAloSap1.pri, whole genome shotgun sequence genome window below encodes:
- the gja11 gene encoding gap junction protein, alpha 11: MGEWDFLGRLLDKVQAHSTVIGKIWLTVLFVFRILVLGTGAEKVWGDEQSDFVCNTNQPGCENVCYDDAFPISHVRFWVLQILSVSTPTLVYLGHVLHVVHVEKRTRARMSKQVPDQQVNLFLLKGYKVPKYSKDNGKVSIRGRLLRSYIISIFMKILLEVAFILGQYYLYGITLHARYVCSKFPCPHEVDCFLSRPTEKSVFIWFMLVVASISLLLNVVEMVYLTVKKIKECLNRRQDYTVTPVTPVLERRDLKAKEQGVIENWLNRDVELLQKKEQATKSVTSEDNSGNMEEVQI; this comes from the coding sequence ATGGGTGAGTGGGACTTCCTTGGCCGGCTGCTAGACAAGGTGCAGGCCCACTCCACGGTCATCGGGAAGATCTGGCTGACCGTGCTGTTTGTCTTCCGCATCCTGGTCCTGGGGACGGGCGCCGAGAAGGTCTGGGGAGATGAGCAGTCCGACTTCGTCTGCAACACCAACCAGCCGGGCTGCGAGAACGTCTGCTACGACGACGCCTTCCCCATCTCGCACGTGCGCTTCTGGGTGCTTCAGATCCTCTCGGTCTCCACACCGACGCTGGTCTACCTCGGGCACGTGCTGCACGTGGTCCACGTGGAGAAGAGGACTCGTGCCCGAATGAGCAAGCAGGTCCCAGATCAGCAGGTCAACTTGTTCCTCCTGAAGGGCTATAAGGTGCCCAAGTACAGCAAGGACAACGGCAAGGTCAGCATTCGCGGACGCCTCCTGCGGAGCTACATTATCAGCATCTTCATGAAAATCCTCCTGGAGGTGGCCTTCATCCTGGGCCAGTACTACCTGTATGGCATCACGCTGCACGCCCGTTATGTCTGCAGCAAGTTCCCATGCCCACACGAGGTGGACTGCTTCCTGTCTCGGCCCACCGAGAAGTCAGTGTTCATCTGGTTCATGCTGGTGGTGGCGTCCATCTCGCTGCTCCTCAACGTGGTCGAGATGGTCTACCTGACAGTCAAGAAGATCAAGGAGTGCCTGAATCGGCGGCAGGACTACACGGTCACTCCCGTCACGCCCGTGCTGGAGCGGCGGGACCTCAAGGCCAAGGAGCAAGGAGTGATCGAGAACTGGCTGAATAGGGACGTGGAGCTGCTGCAGAAGAAGGAGCAGGCCACCAAGAGCGTGACGTCTGAGGACAACAGCGGCAACATGGAGGAGGTGCAAATCTGA
- the LOC121712072 gene encoding gap junction Cx32.2 protein-like yields MGDLGFLSKLLEEVNNHSTVIGKVWMTVLFLFRIMVLGAGAEKVWDDEHSNLVCNTQQPGCEQVCYDWQFPISHIRFWVLQIIFVSTPTLMYLGHAMHIISKENKLRERIQRHEENVKSPKYTDDKGHVRIKGQLLGSYLTQLFCKILLEIGFIVGQYYLYGFVMVPMFSCSQSPCPFTVACYMSRPTEKTIFIIFMLAVACVSLVLSVVELFFLLCSRVRCGRGGGRHRHGLGTTAPPHSGPPSWTPRMELDTVAQNQLNTLHGERQSLGGSLDGAKDDRLLGGH; encoded by the coding sequence ATGGGGGATTTAGGATTCCTTTCAAAGCTGCTGGAAGAAGTCAATAACCACTCCACAGTCATTGGAAAAGTATGGATGACCGTCCTATTTTTGTTCCGAATCATGGTTCTGGGTGCCGGGGCAGAAAAAGTGTGGGATGATGAACATTCTAATTTAGTGTGCAACACGCAGCAACCTGGTTGCGAGCAGGTGTGCTACGACTGGCAGTTCCCCATCTCCCACATTCGGTTCTGGGTGTTGCAGATCATCTTCGTCTCCACGCCAACCCTGATGTACCTCGGCCACGCCATGCACATCATCTCCAAGGAGAACAAGCTACGCGAGCGGATCCAGAGGCACGAAGAGAACGTGAAGTCGCCCAAGTACACCGACGACAAAGGCCATGTGAGGATCAAGGGCCAGCTCCTCGGCAGCTACCTGACGCAGCTCTTCTGCAAGATCCTCCTGGAGATCGGCTTCATTGTGGGCCAGTACTACCTCTACGGCTTCGTCATGGTGCCCATGTTCTCCTGCTCCCAGTCGCCCTGCCCCTTCACAGTGGCCTGCTACATGTCGCGACCCACCGAGAAGaccatcttcatcatcttcatGCTGGCCGTGGCCTGCGTATCCCTGGTGCTCAGTGTGGTCGagcttttcttcctcctctgttCTAGGGTGCGATGCGGCCGTGGTGGTGGTCGCCACCGCCACGGTCTCGGCACCACCGCACCACCACACTCCGGCCCACCAAGCTGGACCCCCCGCATGGAGCTGGACACCGTGGCCCAGAACCAGCTCAACACGTTGCACGGTGAACGCCAGAGCCTGGGCGGCAGTCTGGACGGCGCCAAGGATGATAGGCTGCTAGGGGGTCACTGA